The Geotalea uraniireducens Rf4 genome window below encodes:
- a CDS encoding sensor histidine kinase has translation MIFKSLTSRVIVISICLLVFGISAFAFVTLRREQMQLINAARENSELLLNTIERSTYNSMRIGNSEDVQIILEMVGQNQKLLGVRIFHPHGIVLKSSQPSEVGKPVDNRDYQLFINNKKEGVFTLEGHGEVLGMLKPIYNDEQCHVCHGHKSRIIGLLNVNYSLVETRKRIMDATKLFVFSTIAIIAFLSLAISLVMLKFVKKPLHLMAENMARVEKGDLSVRMKPEGKDEIGRLITSFDSMVDRLDTAKQELERYHFQQMERADRLASVGEMAAGIAHEIKNPLTGIASAITIIKDDFSPSDPRTEIVNEVLEQVSRLDKTVNDLLFFGKPSQPEPTYIDINATLKKTLMFASRHRGSKDIEKKLELQDDLPPVYVDPKQIQQVFLNLFLNAVQAMYQGGVLTIKSSLLQKDCTWVEVSVADTGQGIPPQILEKIFTPFFTTKAQGTGLGLAICHKLVTQHGGTLSVASEDGKGTIFTVALPAFDHGLQV, from the coding sequence TTGATATTTAAGAGTCTTACATCAAGGGTCATCGTAATATCCATTTGTCTGCTTGTATTCGGTATCAGCGCCTTTGCTTTTGTAACGTTGCGCAGAGAGCAGATGCAGTTGATCAATGCCGCAAGGGAAAACAGCGAGCTTTTGCTTAATACCATCGAGAGAAGTACCTATAATTCCATGCGTATCGGCAATTCGGAGGATGTGCAGATTATTTTGGAGATGGTAGGCCAGAACCAGAAGTTGCTCGGTGTACGCATATTTCATCCTCACGGCATAGTCCTCAAGTCGTCCCAACCCAGCGAAGTCGGCAAGCCCGTGGATAATCGTGATTATCAGCTCTTCATCAATAATAAAAAAGAAGGGGTTTTTACCCTGGAGGGGCACGGTGAAGTTCTCGGGATGCTTAAACCCATCTATAACGATGAGCAGTGCCATGTTTGTCATGGGCACAAAAGCCGCATAATCGGCTTATTGAACGTCAATTACTCGCTCGTCGAAACGAGAAAGCGAATAATGGATGCTACAAAATTATTTGTTTTCTCTACCATAGCCATCATTGCCTTCCTTTCCCTTGCCATTTCCCTTGTTATGCTTAAATTCGTCAAAAAACCTTTGCACCTTATGGCAGAAAACATGGCACGGGTCGAAAAAGGCGATTTGTCGGTACGGATGAAACCTGAAGGCAAGGATGAGATCGGTCGACTGATTACCAGCTTCGACTCCATGGTCGACCGGCTCGATACGGCGAAGCAGGAACTGGAGCGTTATCACTTTCAGCAGATGGAGCGGGCGGATCGTCTTGCCTCTGTCGGCGAAATGGCGGCGGGAATCGCCCACGAGATCAAAAACCCCCTCACCGGCATAGCCTCGGCGATAACGATCATAAAGGATGATTTTTCTCCATCGGACCCTCGAACCGAGATTGTCAACGAAGTTCTGGAGCAGGTCAGTCGTCTCGATAAGACCGTGAACGATTTGCTCTTTTTTGGCAAGCCCTCACAGCCGGAACCAACATATATCGATATTAATGCGACATTAAAAAAGACACTCATGTTTGCATCCCGGCATCGGGGCAGTAAGGATATCGAGAAAAAACTTGAGCTTCAGGACGATTTGCCGCCGGTATATGTCGACCCCAAGCAAATTCAGCAGGTTTTTCTGAATCTGTTTTTGAATGCGGTACAGGCGATGTATCAGGGGGGAGTGCTTACAATAAAAAGCTCTTTGCTGCAAAAAGATTGTACGTGGGTAGAGGTCAGCGTAGCCGATACCGGTCAAGGAATACCCCCGCAGATTCTGGAGAAGATATTCACTCCGTTCTTTACCACAAAAGCTCAAGGTACGGGCCTGGGTCTGGCTATCTGCCATAAACTCGTAACTCAGCACGGCGGAACATTGTCTGTTGCCAGCGAGGACGGCAAGGGGACTATATTTACCGTTGCCTTGCCGGCTTTCGACCATGGTTTGCAGGTCTGA
- a CDS encoding type II secretion system protein encodes MVFNPLRSAAGFTYIAALVLVIVMGIMLGVVGQTWTQIMKREREQELIFRGTQIVQAIRRWNKPKTPQQQAVMPLFELEHLLKDPRSFANLRHLRRLYKDPLTDKDWRVIKDPHRGIIGVASSSEEEPLRQSFQTMTPLSASDKYLEQMFKSFEGKKKYSEWEFVYRGEGVAPGTTTTTVTTPRTTTGTPGG; translated from the coding sequence ATGGTATTCAACCCGCTCAGGTCTGCTGCCGGATTTACCTACATCGCCGCATTGGTGCTGGTGATAGTAATGGGCATTATGCTTGGCGTTGTCGGCCAGACCTGGACCCAGATCATGAAACGCGAAAGGGAGCAGGAGCTGATCTTTCGCGGCACCCAGATCGTCCAGGCGATCAGGCGGTGGAATAAACCCAAAACCCCCCAACAACAGGCGGTCATGCCGCTTTTCGAGTTGGAGCATCTGTTGAAGGACCCGCGGTCCTTTGCCAATCTTCGGCATCTGCGCCGGCTGTACAAGGACCCCCTGACCGACAAGGACTGGCGGGTGATCAAGGATCCCCATCGCGGCATTATCGGCGTTGCCAGTTCCAGTGAAGAAGAGCCTTTGCGGCAAAGCTTCCAGACTATGACCCCGCTAAGTGCATCTGACAAGTATCTGGAGCAGATGTTCAAATCGTTCGAGGGAAAGAAGAAATACAGCGAATGGGAGTTCGTCTACCGAGGGGAAGGCGTTGCACCGGGAACCACAACCACAACGGTAACTACACCGAGAACTACAACTGGGACGCCAGGTGGATAA